The Vibrio sp. 16 genome segment ACTACGATAGAAAGTAACTTTTTCAGTTTTATCTTGCTCGCTATTCCGCTTTACATCTACATGGGGCAATTGCTGACTCGCTCTGGGATTGGGGATGCGATGTTCAACGCGAGCCAAATGGTGATAGGCCGTTTGCGAGGATCGCTGGCGATCAGCGTGATCGGCGTTTGCTCAATGATTGGGGCGATGGTTGGCATCATCGGTGCGGGCATCATGACTTCAGGCAGTATCGCGCTCAAGCCAATGCTTGAAAGAGGGTATGACAAGCGACTGGCTCTGGGCGTAATTATGGCGGGCGGTGGTTTGGGGATTCTGATCCCGCCGAGCATTCCAATGATAATGTATGCCGCGACGACGCAAAACTCGGTTGGGCGTATGTTTCTTGCCGCCATCATCCCCGCGCTTATCTCGATCAGCTTGCTAATTGCTTATGTCATTATTAGTTGCAAGCTCAACCCAAAAAAAGCGCCGTTAGGCACAGGTGTGGAAAGCAGCATGACAGGCAAAGAGAAGGTGCGAACGGCTCGTGATGGTTTGTTCTCACTACTGCTGATTGTTGCTGTACTTGGCAGCATTATTACAGGGATTGCGACGCCCACAGAGTCAGGAGCAATTGGTGTGGTTGGCGCCATTTTGCTTGCGGTGATCTTTAAACGCTTCCGTTTTGAGATGTTTAAGTCTTCTGGGTTTGAAACGGCCATGTTGGTCAGCGTGTCGATGTGGATCATTCTCGGCGCATCTTTGTTTAGTAATTTCCACATGCTCAGTGGCGTGCAAAACATGGTGGCGCAAATTACCCAAGATCTCGGCTTGCCTCCGCTTGGCGTCATTATATTACTGCAGGTTATCATGCTGCTTCTGGGCTTCATCATTGATGAGCTGATCATTGTTTTAATGTGTGCACCACTCTTCACACCGATTGTGGTATCACTGGGCTATGACCCGATATGGTTTGGCATTTTGATGATTTTGAACATCGAAATCGCGGTCCAAACACCGCCATATGGGTTTGCCCTTTTCTATCTCAAAGGTATTGCGCCGCCGGGGGTGAGTATGATGGATATCTACCGTTCGATATTGCCATTTATCTTGC includes the following:
- a CDS encoding TRAP transporter large permease: MSIEVLTLLLIGCILFSFALGAPVGLALGGIAMGMGYMTWGEGIFNLVPTTIESNFFSFILLAIPLYIYMGQLLTRSGIGDAMFNASQMVIGRLRGSLAISVIGVCSMIGAMVGIIGAGIMTSGSIALKPMLERGYDKRLALGVIMAGGGLGILIPPSIPMIMYAATTQNSVGRMFLAAIIPALISISLLIAYVIISCKLNPKKAPLGTGVESSMTGKEKVRTARDGLFSLLLIVAVLGSIITGIATPTESGAIGVVGAILLAVIFKRFRFEMFKSSGFETAMLVSVSMWIILGASLFSNFHMLSGVQNMVAQITQDLGLPPLGVIILLQVIMLLLGFIIDELIIVLMCAPLFTPIVVSLGYDPIWFGILMILNIEIAVQTPPYGFALFYLKGIAPPGVSMMDIYRSILPFILLKLCVLVLCMLFPEVVMWLPNKVMGVN